TGCCGGACTTCGACCGGGACCTGATAAGTGGCGCCGCCGACACGGCGTGATTTAACTTCCAGCACCGGCTTAATATTATTCAGCGCCTTATGAAACACTTCGATACCGGACTGGCCCGTTTTCTTTTCGATACTATCCATGGCGGAATAAAAAATCTTTTCGGCCGTGGATCTTTTGCCTCGCTTCATCAGAAAACCGATGAACTTGGCGACCAGGTAATCACCATATTTGGTGTCCGGAATTAATTCCCTTTTAGTCGGCGTATTCTTTCTTGGCATTACTCACCTTTTCACATTACTTTTTTGGCTTCTTTGCGCCATATTTTGACCGGCTCTGCATTCTGTCGGCCACTCCCGAGGCATCCATGGTGCCGCGAATGATATGATAGCGGACACCGGGAAGGTCCTTAACACGACCGCCGCGAATAAGGACGATGGAATGTTCCTGGAGGTTATGACCTTCTCCAGGAATATATGCAGTAACTTCCATTTGATTAGTCAACCTAACACGGGCAACTTTACGCAGTGCGGAATTCGGCTTCTTCGGCGTCGATGTATAAACTCTTGTGCAGACTCCCCGTTTCTGAGGACTGCCCTTTAACGCCGGTGTGGTAGTCTTCGATTTCACTATCTTCCGGCCTTTTCGTATCAACTGACTAATCCGTGGCAATACAACACCTCCAAAATTACAAAAGCCCAGTCAAAAAGAGATTCGTAATTTATCAAATATGTTTATAATGTCAAGCATTTTCTTGGAAAATATTGGCAACGGACTCATCCGAGTCCCCACCGTGATTTTCCTCATCTTCCGTCAGGACCGTAACGCCGTGGTAAATTTCCACGCCGGTGCCGGCCGGAATCAAATGCCCGATAATTACATTTTCCTTAAGACCCCTTAAATGGTCTATTTTTCCGTTAATGGCCGCCTCGGTCAAAACCTTGGTGGTTTCCTGGAACGACGCCGCCGAAATAAAGCTTTCGGTTGACAGCGACGCCTTGGTTATACCCAGAAGAAGCGGTTCAAAAGTGGCCGGCTCGCCGCCTTCAGCGATTACCCGGTCATTTTCGGACGCGAACTTCAGCCGATCGACCTGTTCGCGCTCAAGGAAATTAGTGTCGCCGGGATGCTCCACTCTGACTTTCTGAAGCATCTGGCGCACAATTACCTCGATATGCTTATCATTTATCTTAACACCTTGCAGACGATAGACTTCCTGGATTTCGTTCACCAGATATTCCTGCACCCGGTTGACCCCGGACACCTTCAAAATATCATGGGGGTCAATGGACCCTTCGCAGAGACTGTCGCCGGCCATAACCCGATCGCCGTCATGGAC
This window of the candidate division Zixibacteria bacterium HGW-Zixibacteria-1 genome carries:
- a CDS encoding 30S ribosomal protein S7, with the protein product MPRKNTPTKRELIPDTKYGDYLVAKFIGFLMKRGKRSTAEKIFYSAMDSIEKKTGQSGIEVFHKALNNIKPVLEVKSRRVGGATYQVPVEVRQDRRTALAIRWVISFSTSRGEHTMGEKLASELVAAANNEGASIKKKEDTHKMAEANKAFAHFRW
- a CDS encoding 30S ribosomal protein S12, producing MPRISQLIRKGRKIVKSKTTTPALKGSPQKRGVCTRVYTSTPKKPNSALRKVARVRLTNQMEVTAYIPGEGHNLQEHSIVLIRGGRVKDLPGVRYHIIRGTMDASGVADRMQSRSKYGAKKPKK